A genome region from Maylandia zebra isolate NMK-2024a linkage group LG6, Mzebra_GT3a, whole genome shotgun sequence includes the following:
- the LOC101487688 gene encoding UTP--glucose-1-phosphate uridylyltransferase isoform X2 produces MTEFEEKLRQQHEDSMHRELEALLTTTNKAEAEISRKDFDGFKKLFHRFLQVKGPSVDWAKISRPPEELIQPYDRIKARGLPDNIAVSLNKLAVVKLNGGLGTSMGCKGPKSLISVRNENTFLDLTVKQIEHLNKTFNADVPLVLMNSFNTDEDTKKILQKYKHHQVKIHTFNQSRYPRINKESLLPIAKSMGTSGENAEAWYPPGHGDIYASFQNSGLLDKLIAEGKEYIFVSNIDNLGATVDLFILNHLMSQPADKRCEFIMEVTDKTRADVKGGTLIQYEDRLRLLEIAQVPKTHVDEFKSVTKFKIFNTNNLWISLPAIKRLQEKNSMDLEIIVNPKTLDGGLNVIQLETAVGAAIKSFNNAMGVNVPRSRFLPVKTSSDLLLVMSNLYTLDAGSLTMSKKREFPTTPHVKLGSSFTKVQEFLARFENIPDMLELDHLTVSGDVTFGKNVSLKGTVIIIANHGDRIDIPAGAMLENKIVSGNLRILDH; encoded by the exons ATGACAGAGTTTGAGGAGAAGCTCCGTCAGCAACATGAGGATTCGATGCACCGCGAGCTGGAGGCTCTGCTCACCACAACCAACAAAGCTGAAGCAGAG ATCTCCAGAAAAGATTTTGATGGTTTCAAGAAGCTCTTCCACAGATTCCTGCAAGTCAAAGGGCCTTCAGTGGACTGGGCCAAGATCAGCCGGCCACCGGAGGAGTTG ATCCAGCCCTATGACAGGATCAAGGCGAGGGGACTACCCGACAACATCGCTGTCAGTCTCAACAAACTTGCTGTGGTCAAACTGAATGGCGGTCTAGGAACCAGCATGGGCTGCAAGGGCCCAAAGAGTCTGATCAGTGTCCGCAATGAGAACACCTTCTTGGACTTGACAGTGAAACAAATTGAG CATCTAAACAAAACCTTTAATGCTGACGTGCCGCTTGTACTCATGAACTCCTTCAACACCGACGAGGATACAAAGAAGATCCTGCAGaaatacaaacaccaccaagtcaaAATCCACACTTTCAATCAGAGCAG GTATCCGAGGATCAACAAGGAGTCCCTCCTGCCAATTGCTAAGAGCATGGGCACCAGTGGCGAAAATGCTGAGGCCTGGTACCCACCAGGGCACGGAGACATCTATGCCAGCTTCCAAAACTCCGGGCTCCTGGACAAACTCATTGCTGAAGGGAAAGAGTACATCTTTGTTTCCAACATCGACAACCTGGGAGCCACAGTTGACCTGTTCATCCTCAACCATCTGATGAGCCAGCCGGCCGACAAACGCTGCGAGTTCATCATGGAGGTCACAGACAAGACCAGAGCCGACGTCAAG GGTGGTACTCTGATCCAGTATGAGGATCGTCTGAGGCTGCTGGAGATCGCACAGGTCCCCAAAACCCATGTTGACGAATTTAAGTCTGTTACCAAGTTCAAGATCTTCAACACCAACAATTTGTGGATCTCTCTGCCTGCCATCAAGAGGTTGCAAGAGAAGAACTCCATGGACCTGGAGATCATCGTCAATCCAAAG ACCCTGGATGGTGGGCTGAATGTCATCCAGCTAGAGACAGCTGTGGGTGCTGCCATCAAAAGCTTTAACAATGCCATGGGTGTGAACGTACCCCGTAGCCGCTTCCTGCCCGTGAAGACATCATCTGACCTGCTGCTGGTGATGTCCAATCTGTACACCCTGGACGCCGGCTCTCTCACCATGAGCAAGAAGAGAGAGTTCCCAACCACGCCTCATGTCAAACTGGGCAGCTCCTTCACAAAG gttcaggagtttctggcaaGGTTTGAAAACATCCCTGACATGTTGGAGCTTGATCACCTCACTGTGTCTGGAGATGTCACCTTCGGGAAGAACGTCTCTCTCAAA GGTACTGTCATCATCATAGCCAATCATGGTGACCGGATAGATATTCCTGCTGGAGCCATGCTGGAGAACAAGATTGTTTCAGGAAATCTGCGGATCCTTGACCACTGA
- the LOC101463565 gene encoding malate dehydrogenase, cytoplasmic isoform X2 produces MAEPIRVLVTGAAGQIAYSLLYSIAKGDVFGKDQPIILILLDIPPMLPVLDGVVMELQDCALPILKEVIPTDKVEVAFKDIDAAILVGSMPRKEGMERKDLLKANVAIFKTQGAALDKYAKKTVKVVVVGNPANTNCLIASKSAPSIPKENFSCLTRLDHNRACSQVAMRCGVSSDQVKNVIIWGNHSSTQYPDVHHAKVNLQGAETEAYQAIKDDAWLRGDFISTVQQRGAAVIKARKLSSAMSAAKAICDHMRDIWFGTKEGEFVSMGVYASGNSYNIPEDLIYSFPVQIKNKTWKVVDGLPINDFSRAKMDATAAELVEERDTALDFLSQ; encoded by the exons CCAATCATCTTGATCCTCCTGGACATCCCCCCCATGCTGCCAGTGCTTGATGGAGTCGTCATGGAGCTGCAGGACTGCGCCCTCCCCATTCTGAAGG AGGTCATCCCCACTGACAAGGTAGAAGTGGCTTTCAAGGACATTGATGCCGCCATTTTGGTGGGTTCAATGCCCAGGAAGGAGGGCATGGAGAGGAAGGACCTGCTCAAGGCCAACGTGGCCATCTTCAAGACGCAAGGAGCTGCTCTGGACAAGTATGCGAAGAAGACTGTCAAG GTTGTGGTGGTTGGAAACCCCGCAAACACCAACTGTCTGATCGCCTCCAAGTCTGCTCCATCCATCCCTAAAGAGAACTTCTCCTGCCTGACCCGACTGGACCACAACAGAGCCTGCTCCCAG GTGGCGATGCGCTGTGGCGTGTCCTCTGACCAAGTGAAGAACGTCATCATCTGGGGCAACCACTCCTCCACCCAGTACCCCGATGTCCACCACGCTAAGGTCAACCTCCAGGGAGCCGAGACGGAAGCCTACCAAGCCATCAAGGACGATGCCTGGCTCAGAGGAGACTTCATCTCT ACAGTGCAGCAGCGTGGTGCTGCTGTCATCAAGGCCAGGAAGCTGTCCAGTGCCATGTCTGCCGCCAAGGCCATCTGTGACCACATGAGGGACATCTGGTTTGGCACCAAGGAG GGTGAATTTGTCTCCATGGGTGTCTATGCTTCTGGAAACTCCTACAACATCCCAGAGGACCTGATCTATTCTTTCCCAGTCCAAATCAAG AACAAGACCTGGAAAGTGGTCGATGGCCTTCCCATCAATGACTTCTCCCGAGCCAAGATGGACGCCACAGCGGCAGAGCTGGTGGAGGAGCGAGACACTGCCCTGGATTTCCTCTCCCAGTGA
- the LOC101487688 gene encoding UTP--glucose-1-phosphate uridylyltransferase isoform X1, whose amino-acid sequence MTLTVADLTRRAMTEFEEKLRQQHEDSMHRELEALLTTTNKAEAEISRKDFDGFKKLFHRFLQVKGPSVDWAKISRPPEELIQPYDRIKARGLPDNIAVSLNKLAVVKLNGGLGTSMGCKGPKSLISVRNENTFLDLTVKQIEHLNKTFNADVPLVLMNSFNTDEDTKKILQKYKHHQVKIHTFNQSRYPRINKESLLPIAKSMGTSGENAEAWYPPGHGDIYASFQNSGLLDKLIAEGKEYIFVSNIDNLGATVDLFILNHLMSQPADKRCEFIMEVTDKTRADVKGGTLIQYEDRLRLLEIAQVPKTHVDEFKSVTKFKIFNTNNLWISLPAIKRLQEKNSMDLEIIVNPKTLDGGLNVIQLETAVGAAIKSFNNAMGVNVPRSRFLPVKTSSDLLLVMSNLYTLDAGSLTMSKKREFPTTPHVKLGSSFTKVQEFLARFENIPDMLELDHLTVSGDVTFGKNVSLKGTVIIIANHGDRIDIPAGAMLENKIVSGNLRILDH is encoded by the exons ATGACTCTGACTGTAGCTG ATCTGACTCGGAGAGCAATGACAGAGTTTGAGGAGAAGCTCCGTCAGCAACATGAGGATTCGATGCACCGCGAGCTGGAGGCTCTGCTCACCACAACCAACAAAGCTGAAGCAGAG ATCTCCAGAAAAGATTTTGATGGTTTCAAGAAGCTCTTCCACAGATTCCTGCAAGTCAAAGGGCCTTCAGTGGACTGGGCCAAGATCAGCCGGCCACCGGAGGAGTTG ATCCAGCCCTATGACAGGATCAAGGCGAGGGGACTACCCGACAACATCGCTGTCAGTCTCAACAAACTTGCTGTGGTCAAACTGAATGGCGGTCTAGGAACCAGCATGGGCTGCAAGGGCCCAAAGAGTCTGATCAGTGTCCGCAATGAGAACACCTTCTTGGACTTGACAGTGAAACAAATTGAG CATCTAAACAAAACCTTTAATGCTGACGTGCCGCTTGTACTCATGAACTCCTTCAACACCGACGAGGATACAAAGAAGATCCTGCAGaaatacaaacaccaccaagtcaaAATCCACACTTTCAATCAGAGCAG GTATCCGAGGATCAACAAGGAGTCCCTCCTGCCAATTGCTAAGAGCATGGGCACCAGTGGCGAAAATGCTGAGGCCTGGTACCCACCAGGGCACGGAGACATCTATGCCAGCTTCCAAAACTCCGGGCTCCTGGACAAACTCATTGCTGAAGGGAAAGAGTACATCTTTGTTTCCAACATCGACAACCTGGGAGCCACAGTTGACCTGTTCATCCTCAACCATCTGATGAGCCAGCCGGCCGACAAACGCTGCGAGTTCATCATGGAGGTCACAGACAAGACCAGAGCCGACGTCAAG GGTGGTACTCTGATCCAGTATGAGGATCGTCTGAGGCTGCTGGAGATCGCACAGGTCCCCAAAACCCATGTTGACGAATTTAAGTCTGTTACCAAGTTCAAGATCTTCAACACCAACAATTTGTGGATCTCTCTGCCTGCCATCAAGAGGTTGCAAGAGAAGAACTCCATGGACCTGGAGATCATCGTCAATCCAAAG ACCCTGGATGGTGGGCTGAATGTCATCCAGCTAGAGACAGCTGTGGGTGCTGCCATCAAAAGCTTTAACAATGCCATGGGTGTGAACGTACCCCGTAGCCGCTTCCTGCCCGTGAAGACATCATCTGACCTGCTGCTGGTGATGTCCAATCTGTACACCCTGGACGCCGGCTCTCTCACCATGAGCAAGAAGAGAGAGTTCCCAACCACGCCTCATGTCAAACTGGGCAGCTCCTTCACAAAG gttcaggagtttctggcaaGGTTTGAAAACATCCCTGACATGTTGGAGCTTGATCACCTCACTGTGTCTGGAGATGTCACCTTCGGGAAGAACGTCTCTCTCAAA GGTACTGTCATCATCATAGCCAATCATGGTGACCGGATAGATATTCCTGCTGGAGCCATGCTGGAGAACAAGATTGTTTCAGGAAATCTGCGGATCCTTGACCACTGA